GACGACGGCCACACCCACACCAGCCCGGACGCCATCCGCGCGTGGGTCGATCACGACATCATCACGCCGAAGGTTGTGCTGACCCCGCAGTCCTACGAGAACGGACGACTGGTCGCCGGTTCCGAGGCCGATCTCCCGGGCGGCCCCTGGGTGTTCGCGTTCGACTTCGTGACGACGGATGACCGCATCAGCGATCTGAAGATCTCGCTGGCGTGACGACCCGATC
This genomic window from Antiquaquibacter oligotrophicus contains:
- a CDS encoding nuclear transport factor 2 family protein, whose amino-acid sequence is MSSITLPKPIEDFVNATNAHDLDGVVATFADQASVGDDGHTHTSPDAIRAWVDHDIITPKVVLTPQSYENGRLVAGSEADLPGGPWVFAFDFVTTDDRISDLKISLA